The Tachyglossus aculeatus isolate mTacAcu1 chromosome 22, mTacAcu1.pri, whole genome shotgun sequence genome window below encodes:
- the BRMS1 gene encoding breast cancer metastasis-suppressor 1 isoform X1 — protein MPVQPLNKEAEEMEVEGDSAAEMNGEEEESEEEQSGSQSESEEESSEMDDEDCERRRSECLDEMSDLEKQFSELKEKLFKERLSQVRVRLEEVGAERAPEYTEPLGGLQRSLKIRIQVAGIYKGFCLDVIRNKYECELQGAKQHLESEKLLLYDNLQGELQERIQRLEEDRQSFDINSEWWDDKLHPKGNLKAWDSLQSSKRKKAPLVSGPYIVYMLQDIDILEDWTAIKKAKAAVSPQKRKSDGYGSGPAQGGQGKRPVFLWAPRAVTPSLAPPTPPSAAAAGGGGGGGGGGGPRRCTAGPKSEPGLTSSGGHGGPARV, from the exons ATGCCAGTCCAGCCGCTGAACAAAGAGGCggaggagatggaggtggagggggattcGGCGGCCGAGATGaacggggaggaagaggagagcgaGGAGGAGCAGAGCGGCAGCCAgtcggagtcagaggaggagagcTCAG AGATGGACGATGAGGACTGTGAGCGTCGCCGCAGCGAGTGCCTGGACGAGATGTCggatctggagaagcagtttTCGGAGCTGAAGGAGAA GCTATTCAAGGAGCGCCTGAGCCAAGTGCGAGTgcggctggaggaggtgggcgccGAGCGAGCCCCGGAGTACACGGAGCCTCTCGGGGGGCTGCAGCGCAGCCTCAAGATTCGCATTCAGGTGGCAG GCATCTACAAGGGATTCTGCCTGGATGTGATAAGGAACAAATATGAGTGTGAGCTACAAGGAGCCAAGCAGCACTTGGAG AGCGAGAAGCTACTGCTGTACGACAACCTGCAGGGAGAATTACAGGAGCGGATCCAGAGGCTGGAGGAGGACAGGCAGAGCTTCGACATCAACTCCG AGTGGTGGGATGACAAACTGCACCCCAAAGGCAACCTGAAAGCGTGGGACTCCCTGCAGTCGAGTAAGAGGAAGAAGGCACCTCTCGTTTCCG GACCCTACATCGTGTATATGCTGCAGGACATTGACATCCTAGAGGACTGGACGGCTATCAAGAAG GCCAAGGCGGCCGTGTCCCCCCAGAAGAGGAAATCAGACG GCTATGGCTCGGGGCCTGCCCAGGGAGGGCAAGGAAAGAGGCCTGTGTTCCTGTGGGCCCCAAG ggCCGTGACCCCCTCCCTCGCACCCCCGACGCCGccgtcagcagcagcagcaggaggaggaggaggaggaggaggaggaggcgggccaCGCCGATGTACCGCCGGCCCCAAGTCCGAGCCGGGCCTCACGTCCTCAGGAGGGCACGGAGGGCCCGCGCGAGTGTGA
- the BRMS1 gene encoding breast cancer metastasis-suppressor 1 isoform X3 → MPVQPLNKEAEEMEVEGDSAAEMNGEEEESEEEQSGSQSESEEESSEMDDEDCERRRSECLDEMSDLEKQFSELKEKLFKERLSQVRVRLEEVGAERAPEYTEPLGGLQRSLKIRIQVAGIYKGFCLDVIRNKYECELQGAKQHLESEKLLLYDNLQGELQERIQRLEEDRQSFDINSEWWDDKLHPKGNLKAWDSLQSSKRKKAPLVSGPYIVYMLQDIDILEDWTAIKKAKAAVSPQKRKSDGP, encoded by the exons ATGCCAGTCCAGCCGCTGAACAAAGAGGCggaggagatggaggtggagggggattcGGCGGCCGAGATGaacggggaggaagaggagagcgaGGAGGAGCAGAGCGGCAGCCAgtcggagtcagaggaggagagcTCAG AGATGGACGATGAGGACTGTGAGCGTCGCCGCAGCGAGTGCCTGGACGAGATGTCggatctggagaagcagtttTCGGAGCTGAAGGAGAA GCTATTCAAGGAGCGCCTGAGCCAAGTGCGAGTgcggctggaggaggtgggcgccGAGCGAGCCCCGGAGTACACGGAGCCTCTCGGGGGGCTGCAGCGCAGCCTCAAGATTCGCATTCAGGTGGCAG GCATCTACAAGGGATTCTGCCTGGATGTGATAAGGAACAAATATGAGTGTGAGCTACAAGGAGCCAAGCAGCACTTGGAG AGCGAGAAGCTACTGCTGTACGACAACCTGCAGGGAGAATTACAGGAGCGGATCCAGAGGCTGGAGGAGGACAGGCAGAGCTTCGACATCAACTCCG AGTGGTGGGATGACAAACTGCACCCCAAAGGCAACCTGAAAGCGTGGGACTCCCTGCAGTCGAGTAAGAGGAAGAAGGCACCTCTCGTTTCCG GACCCTACATCGTGTATATGCTGCAGGACATTGACATCCTAGAGGACTGGACGGCTATCAAGAAG GCCAAGGCGGCCGTGTCCCCCCAGAAGAGGAAATCAGACG ggCCGTGA
- the BRMS1 gene encoding breast cancer metastasis-suppressor 1 isoform X2: MPVQPLNKEAEEMEVEGDSAAEMNGEEEESEEEQSGSQSESEEESSEMDDEDCERRRSECLDEMSDLEKQFSELKEKLFKERLSQVRVRLEEVGAERAPEYTEPLGGLQRSLKIRIQVAGIYKGFCLDVIRNKYECELQGAKQHLESEKLLLYDNLQGELQERIQRLEEDRQSFDINSGNLKAWDSLQSSKRKKAPLVSGPYIVYMLQDIDILEDWTAIKKAKAAVSPQKRKSDGYGSGPAQGGQGKRPVFLWAPRAVTPSLAPPTPPSAAAAGGGGGGGGGGGPRRCTAGPKSEPGLTSSGGHGGPARV; the protein is encoded by the exons ATGCCAGTCCAGCCGCTGAACAAAGAGGCggaggagatggaggtggagggggattcGGCGGCCGAGATGaacggggaggaagaggagagcgaGGAGGAGCAGAGCGGCAGCCAgtcggagtcagaggaggagagcTCAG AGATGGACGATGAGGACTGTGAGCGTCGCCGCAGCGAGTGCCTGGACGAGATGTCggatctggagaagcagtttTCGGAGCTGAAGGAGAA GCTATTCAAGGAGCGCCTGAGCCAAGTGCGAGTgcggctggaggaggtgggcgccGAGCGAGCCCCGGAGTACACGGAGCCTCTCGGGGGGCTGCAGCGCAGCCTCAAGATTCGCATTCAGGTGGCAG GCATCTACAAGGGATTCTGCCTGGATGTGATAAGGAACAAATATGAGTGTGAGCTACAAGGAGCCAAGCAGCACTTGGAG AGCGAGAAGCTACTGCTGTACGACAACCTGCAGGGAGAATTACAGGAGCGGATCCAGAGGCTGGAGGAGGACAGGCAGAGCTTCGACATCAACTCCG GCAACCTGAAAGCGTGGGACTCCCTGCAGTCGAGTAAGAGGAAGAAGGCACCTCTCGTTTCCG GACCCTACATCGTGTATATGCTGCAGGACATTGACATCCTAGAGGACTGGACGGCTATCAAGAAG GCCAAGGCGGCCGTGTCCCCCCAGAAGAGGAAATCAGACG GCTATGGCTCGGGGCCTGCCCAGGGAGGGCAAGGAAAGAGGCCTGTGTTCCTGTGGGCCCCAAG ggCCGTGACCCCCTCCCTCGCACCCCCGACGCCGccgtcagcagcagcagcaggaggaggaggaggaggaggaggaggaggcgggccaCGCCGATGTACCGCCGGCCCCAAGTCCGAGCCGGGCCTCACGTCCTCAGGAGGGCACGGAGGGCCCGCGCGAGTGTGA